A single genomic interval of bacterium harbors:
- a CDS encoding saccharopine dehydrogenase NADP-binding domain-containing protein, with protein MRALVLGGAGDMGQAAARTLVKQDQVSMVVLGDINDDPARLHEKLRENPKAQLKKINVFDHEALVKAMGEADVVINCAGPFYKTAVAVARAAVEARVSYIDICDDYEAAAILFQSDIDEAAKKAGITVLTGMGSDPGTNNMIAKYLADQLDRVEEIHLYWVVSIADLGQGAAWDHSLHMVTGEVPQYLDGKLVHVPGGTGEETVRFLEPLGECLISYVGHPQPFTIPRYIAGVKNVIIKGALIPTWVDQLIKEQNRTGFLSKEPVDINGLKVVPYDLTLRMWNKIPENREKGPQASGMKVIVKGERQGKEVTYTADIVGRTAAGTGLPAAIAALMLHAGEVQARGVLAPEGCIDARKYLGEFIKRGARIHLRETISSMLEV; from the coding sequence ATGAGAGCATTGGTGCTTGGGGGAGCAGGGGACATGGGCCAGGCGGCTGCCCGGACCCTTGTGAAGCAGGATCAGGTGAGCATGGTTGTGCTTGGGGATATCAACGATGATCCAGCCAGGTTGCATGAGAAGCTAAGAGAAAATCCCAAGGCGCAGCTAAAAAAGATCAATGTGTTTGATCACGAGGCCCTAGTCAAGGCCATGGGGGAGGCCGATGTTGTAATTAACTGTGCAGGTCCCTTTTACAAAACAGCGGTGGCGGTGGCCAGGGCTGCTGTGGAAGCCAGGGTGAGTTACATAGATATCTGCGACGACTACGAGGCTGCGGCAATTCTTTTTCAGTCAGACATAGACGAGGCTGCCAAGAAAGCAGGCATCACCGTGCTGACGGGAATGGGCTCAGATCCTGGCACCAATAACATGATTGCCAAGTACCTGGCCGATCAGTTGGATAGAGTCGAGGAGATACACCTCTATTGGGTGGTGAGCATAGCGGATTTGGGCCAGGGTGCGGCCTGGGACCACAGTCTTCACATGGTGACCGGAGAGGTGCCCCAATATCTGGATGGGAAGTTGGTTCATGTGCCTGGGGGCACAGGCGAAGAAACGGTGCGCTTCTTGGAGCCACTGGGGGAGTGTCTCATAAGTTATGTGGGACATCCTCAGCCTTTTACCATTCCACGCTATATCGCAGGTGTCAAAAACGTGATCATAAAGGGGGCACTGATCCCCACCTGGGTGGACCAGCTCATCAAGGAGCAGAACCGAACCGGCTTTCTGAGCAAAGAGCCTGTTGATATAAATGGCCTCAAAGTGGTGCCCTATGACCTGACCCTTCGCATGTGGAACAAGATTCCCGAAAACAGGGAGAAAGGTCCCCAAGCTTCGGGCATGAAGGTGATAGTAAAGGGGGAAAGGCAAGGCAAAGAGGTCACATACACTGCGGACATAGTTGGGAGGACAGCGGCCGGCACAGGACTGCCAGCTGCCATAGCGGCCTTGATGCTCCATGCAGGGGAGGTACAGGCAAGAGGAGTCCTGGCACCCGAAGGATGTATAGATGCCAGAAAATACCTAGGCGAATTCATAAAGAGGGGGGCCAGGATTCATCTGAGGGAGACCATTTCATCCATGTTGGAGGTATAG
- the hyi gene encoding hydroxypyruvate isomerase: MPRFCANLTMLFNEVGFLERFEKAAQAGFKAVEYLFPYPWEKQMLAEKLKGSGLIQALHNLPAGDWEHGERGIACIPGREKEFQDGVGKALEYALTLGCSQLNCLVGLKPAHEPPEKVRETLVQNLRFAAEALEKHNIRLLIEPLNSQDVPGFYLVHTADALDLIQEVGHPNLFLQYDVYHMQVMEGNLIKTIRANIGRISHIQIADNPGRNEPGTGEINFHNLFKAIDSAGYQGWIGCEYKPLGNTQEGLAWIKPYL, encoded by the coding sequence ATGCCTAGATTCTGTGCCAACTTAACCATGCTTTTCAATGAAGTCGGATTTCTTGAGAGATTCGAGAAGGCTGCCCAAGCAGGCTTCAAGGCAGTGGAATACCTGTTTCCCTACCCCTGGGAAAAGCAGATGCTGGCAGAGAAGCTCAAAGGCAGTGGACTCATACAGGCTCTCCACAATCTTCCTGCAGGCGACTGGGAGCATGGAGAAAGGGGAATAGCCTGCATTCCGGGCAGGGAGAAGGAATTTCAAGATGGAGTGGGAAAGGCCTTAGAATACGCCCTGACCCTTGGCTGTTCGCAGCTCAACTGCCTGGTGGGATTGAAGCCGGCCCATGAGCCACCCGAGAAGGTTCGGGAAACCCTGGTCCAGAACTTGAGGTTCGCTGCAGAGGCTTTGGAAAAGCACAACATACGGCTTCTCATCGAGCCCCTAAACAGCCAAGATGTACCGGGATTCTATCTGGTTCATACAGCAGACGCCCTGGATCTCATCCAAGAGGTGGGACATCCCAACCTGTTCCTTCAGTACGACGTGTATCACATGCAGGTCATGGAGGGCAATCTCATCAAGACCATAAGAGCCAACATAGGGAGAATCTCCCACATACAGATAGCCGACAATCCGGGGAGAAATGAGCCTGGCACAGGAGAGATCAACTTCCATAACCTCTTCAAGGCCATAGACTCTGCGGGGTACCAGGGCTGGATCGGCTGTGAATACAAACCCCTGGGAAACACGCAGGAAGGGCTGGCCTGGATCAAGCCTTACTTGTGA
- a CDS encoding aldolase/citrate lyase family protein, with amino-acid sequence MAVRKLREGGRAVGTMLRMVGNPAVALVAANAGLDFIMLDLEHGPFSLETLENVFKVGRSVGLGCFVRIPELSKAYVSRCLDLGATGVMVPMLESVEQARRLVHWAKFAPLGSRGFGGVGAHTGYKSIAAESTVHFMAEANEQIITIAQIETAQAIREIDSIAAVEGLDALLIGPNDLAISMGCPGELLGELLDQAISKVADAAKAHGKIFGMHAPDPLTERWLGRGLRIVMSSLDVNVLLSGFKAIAQRYGS; translated from the coding sequence ATGGCAGTGAGAAAGCTCAGGGAAGGTGGGAGGGCGGTGGGGACCATGTTGCGAATGGTGGGGAATCCAGCAGTGGCTCTGGTGGCAGCCAATGCAGGCCTGGATTTCATAATGCTGGATCTGGAACATGGGCCCTTCAGCCTGGAGACTCTGGAAAATGTCTTCAAGGTGGGCCGTAGCGTGGGCTTGGGTTGCTTTGTGAGGATTCCGGAGCTGTCCAAAGCATATGTTTCCAGATGTTTAGACCTGGGAGCCACGGGGGTGATGGTCCCCATGCTGGAGTCCGTGGAGCAGGCCAGGCGCCTAGTTCATTGGGCCAAGTTTGCCCCTTTGGGCTCAAGGGGTTTTGGAGGGGTGGGCGCCCACACCGGATACAAGAGTATTGCAGCGGAATCCACGGTTCATTTCATGGCCGAGGCCAATGAGCAGATCATCACCATAGCTCAGATAGAGACGGCCCAGGCCATAAGGGAAATAGACTCCATAGCCGCAGTGGAGGGCTTGGATGCTCTTCTCATAGGTCCCAATGATTTGGCCATCTCCATGGGATGCCCAGGGGAGCTGCTGGGGGAGCTGTTGGACCAGGCCATCTCCAAGGTGGCTGATGCTGCCAAGGCCCATGGCAAGATATTCGGAATGCATGCACCAGATCCGCTCACCGAGCGTTGGCTTGGGAGAGGGCTGAGAATTGTGATGAGCAGCCTTGATGTGAACGTGCTTCTCTCGGGCTTCAAGGCCATAGCCCAAAGATATGGCTCATGA
- a CDS encoding MoxR family ATPase: MQDKHQSFSSIENLLEALEAHQYVTDRALATVIYLAYHMKRPLFLEGEPGVGKTEVALVLSRILKARLIRLQCYEGLDAASALYEWNYPKQLLRIRMEEQCRRSPDEIGQVIYTEQYLIKRPLLEAIQSAEKNSPVLLIDELDRADEEFEAFLLEILSDFQISIPEIGTLKATHRPMVVLTSNRTREVHEALKRRCLYHWIEYPEPEKELQILRARAPAINQILANQVVGFVKRLRQEDFIKKPGISETLDWVEALVKLNRTVLDPLTVEQTLGCLLKYREDIQRFRSGLWSDPMERDRLLGCEDFSQKAHIS, from the coding sequence ATGCAAGACAAACACCAGTCTTTTTCCTCCATAGAGAATCTCCTGGAGGCTCTGGAGGCCCACCAATATGTTACAGACAGAGCCCTGGCCACAGTCATCTATCTGGCATACCACATGAAAAGGCCTCTTTTCCTGGAGGGCGAACCCGGAGTTGGCAAGACAGAGGTGGCCTTGGTGCTCTCAAGAATACTGAAGGCTCGTCTCATCCGCCTCCAATGTTATGAGGGTCTGGATGCAGCCTCGGCCCTTTACGAGTGGAACTATCCCAAGCAGTTGCTCAGGATACGCATGGAGGAGCAGTGCCGAAGGAGTCCTGATGAGATAGGACAGGTCATCTACACGGAGCAATACCTCATAAAGAGGCCCCTTCTGGAAGCCATCCAGAGCGCTGAAAAAAACTCTCCGGTGCTGCTCATAGACGAGTTGGACAGGGCAGATGAGGAGTTCGAGGCTTTTTTGTTGGAGATTCTCTCGGATTTCCAAATATCCATCCCGGAAATAGGCACCCTCAAAGCCACCCACCGCCCCATGGTGGTGCTTACATCCAACCGTACCAGGGAAGTGCACGAAGCCCTCAAGCGCAGGTGCCTTTACCACTGGATAGAGTATCCCGAGCCTGAGAAAGAGCTGCAGATACTGAGGGCCAGGGCGCCGGCAATAAACCAGATCCTGGCAAATCAGGTGGTAGGATTCGTTAAGAGACTCAGGCAGGAGGATTTCATCAAGAAGCCTGGCATCTCAGAGACCCTGGACTGGGTGGAAGCGCTCGTGAAACTGAATAGAACCGTGTTGGATCCTCTCACAGTGGAGCAAACCTTAGGCTGCCTGCTCAAGTATCGGGAGGATATCCAGAGATTCCGTTCAGGCCTATGGTCTGACCCCATGGAAAGAGACAGGCTCCTGGGCTGCGAGGATTTCTCTCAAAAGGCCCACATCTCATGA
- a CDS encoding VWA domain-containing protein — translation MAKSERRQISHQKDVLENLAEFCRLLRSEGIGVELSSLLAAAEGLHWVDWTDPESLRYTLGATLTHIREELFKFQDLFELFWLKRLLAPGKGAPQAGQDGGVEDLIAQGQTPKPSPDQEAAEQRRTSLRYSPHSLQRLPEPAMGGFQIGSSSVQALRRFLRTLVSRPSRRWEACTMGSRFSFRRTLRKSLQYGGDLIYLQLVAQRAKRPRILLLCDVSGSMEENFRLILEFAASLVRMERSAEVFLFSTDIARVTLQLRSMQPEGFVSQLPQLMPQWGAGTRIGHCLRSLRQKMGARLLTQRPVLAIYSDGWDQGEIELLRREMESLKRKCKSIIWLNPLVGSPGYEPTCQGMAAALPFVDLFLPLRQVEDLLRLGKEVRKLVK, via the coding sequence ATGGCCAAGTCAGAGCGAAGACAAATTTCCCACCAGAAGGATGTTCTTGAAAACCTGGCAGAGTTCTGCCGGCTTCTGCGCTCAGAAGGTATTGGGGTGGAGCTCTCCAGCCTTTTGGCTGCAGCCGAGGGTCTCCACTGGGTGGATTGGACCGATCCGGAATCCCTGAGATACACCCTTGGAGCCACCTTGACCCATATCAGGGAGGAGCTCTTCAAGTTCCAGGATCTATTTGAGCTTTTTTGGCTCAAGAGACTCCTGGCACCGGGCAAAGGGGCACCCCAGGCCGGACAAGATGGCGGGGTGGAGGATCTAATAGCTCAAGGCCAAACTCCAAAGCCAAGCCCAGATCAAGAAGCGGCTGAGCAAAGGCGAACTTCACTGCGCTACAGCCCTCACTCCCTTCAAAGACTCCCGGAACCTGCAATGGGAGGCTTCCAGATAGGCTCCTCCAGCGTACAGGCCTTGCGCAGGTTCCTGAGAACCCTTGTCTCCAGGCCTTCCAGAAGATGGGAAGCCTGTACCATGGGCTCGCGTTTTTCCTTCAGACGAACTCTGCGCAAGAGTCTTCAATATGGGGGGGACCTCATCTACCTGCAGCTCGTGGCCCAGCGGGCCAAAAGGCCACGAATATTGCTTCTATGCGATGTGAGCGGCTCCATGGAAGAGAATTTCAGGTTGATCCTGGAGTTTGCCGCCTCCCTTGTGAGAATGGAAAGAAGTGCGGAGGTCTTCTTGTTTTCCACGGACATAGCCAGGGTTACCCTGCAGCTCAGGAGCATGCAACCCGAGGGCTTTGTGTCTCAGCTACCCCAACTCATGCCCCAGTGGGGAGCCGGCACTCGCATAGGACATTGTCTCAGAAGCCTTAGGCAGAAGATGGGAGCAAGACTGCTGACCCAGAGGCCTGTTTTGGCAATCTACAGTGACGGATGGGATCAGGGAGAAATAGAATTGCTCAGAAGGGAGATGGAGTCACTGAAGAGGAAATGCAAAAGCATAATCTGGTTGAACCCCCTTGTGGGCAGCCCAGGATATGAACCCACCTGTCAGGGCATGGCAGCAGCCCTTCCTTTCGTGGATCTGTTTCTGCCCCTGAGGCAAGTGGAGGATCTCCTGAGGTTAGGAAAAGAAGTAAGGAAGTTGGTCAAATAG
- a CDS encoding acyl-CoA dehydrogenase family protein, which produces MQYDLTDEQKMLREMVRRLAKEKIEPGARERDEKAEWDWGVVDILRENGLMGVDFPEKYGGGGAGLLSFCLVVEELSRVEAATGLVPADQELGTLPILLAANESQKAKYLPKLSTGEHLAAFALTESVGGSDVAGLRTKAVKKGGDYVLNGVKTFITNGGVADVVTVYALTDPSKGGHKGASVFIVEKGTPGFKVGKKEDKMGIRWSDTSELIFEDCVVPAENLLAEEGVGFHIMMKTLDFSRPGVAAQALGIAQGALDYAVAYAKERVAFGQPIIKFQGIAFKLADMAVAVEASRHVLYKTASLLQEQPKDLSRLPAELIRMSSISKVLCGDTAMQVTTDAVQVLGGYGYIKEYPVERYMRDAKITQIYEGTQEIQRLVIANTL; this is translated from the coding sequence ATGCAGTACGATCTCACAGATGAGCAGAAAATGCTGCGGGAAATGGTTCGAAGGTTGGCAAAGGAGAAGATAGAACCTGGGGCGCGGGAGAGGGATGAGAAGGCCGAGTGGGACTGGGGGGTGGTGGATATCCTGAGGGAGAACGGCCTGATGGGGGTTGACTTTCCAGAAAAATACGGCGGAGGTGGAGCAGGGCTTCTTTCCTTCTGTCTAGTGGTGGAGGAGCTCTCGAGGGTGGAGGCAGCAACAGGACTCGTGCCTGCAGACCAGGAGCTGGGCACCCTTCCCATATTGCTGGCAGCAAATGAGTCCCAGAAAGCCAAATATCTTCCTAAGCTCTCCACTGGCGAGCACCTGGCTGCATTCGCCTTGACCGAGTCGGTGGGCGGCTCGGACGTGGCGGGGCTTCGCACCAAGGCCGTCAAGAAGGGCGGCGATTATGTGCTCAATGGTGTCAAGACCTTTATCACCAACGGGGGAGTGGCCGATGTGGTCACGGTATACGCTCTGACAGATCCTTCCAAAGGAGGTCACAAAGGGGCCAGCGTTTTTATAGTGGAGAAGGGCACCCCAGGGTTTAAGGTGGGCAAGAAAGAGGACAAGATGGGCATCCGCTGGTCTGATACCAGCGAGCTCATTTTTGAAGACTGCGTTGTCCCGGCCGAAAACCTGCTGGCAGAAGAAGGGGTAGGCTTTCACATAATGATGAAGACCCTGGACTTCAGCAGACCGGGTGTGGCAGCCCAGGCCCTGGGCATTGCCCAAGGGGCTCTGGATTATGCTGTAGCCTATGCCAAGGAGAGGGTGGCCTTTGGCCAGCCCATCATAAAATTCCAAGGCATTGCATTTAAGCTGGCCGACATGGCCGTGGCAGTGGAGGCCTCCCGCCATGTGCTTTACAAGACGGCTTCCCTGCTCCAGGAACAACCCAAGGACCTCTCAAGGCTCCCGGCAGAACTCATCCGCATGTCTTCCATAAGCAAGGTGCTCTGTGGGGACACGGCCATGCAGGTCACCACTGACGCAGTTCAGGTTTTGGGTGGATACGGCTACATAAAGGAATATCCTGTGGAGCGCTACATGCGAGATGCCAAGATCACCCAGATCTATGAAGGTACTCAGGAGATCCAGCGCTTGGTGATAGCCAACACCCTTTGA
- a CDS encoding NAD-dependent deacylase → MRELASLLEKAARMIRKARSVVALTGAGISVESGIPAFRGTQGLWEKYDPMQYAHIEALRAHPERVWQMLRELQSIVENARPNAAHLSLARMEQMGFLKAIITQNIDHLHQDAGSRYVIEFHGSGHRLACLSCGEKMPRHMADLRHIPPRCICGGVLKPDVVFFGEPIPWRALIQAQEESKNCDVMLVVGTSAVVAPACDMPYLAKEKGAKIIEINTEETPLTHSVSDIFLEGSAGMLLPRLVEILASMP, encoded by the coding sequence ATGCGAGAATTGGCAAGCTTGTTAGAGAAGGCAGCCCGGATGATCCGAAAGGCCAGGTCTGTGGTGGCTTTGACCGGGGCCGGGATCTCAGTGGAAAGCGGGATCCCGGCCTTCCGGGGAACCCAGGGCCTCTGGGAAAAGTACGATCCCATGCAGTACGCCCACATAGAGGCCCTGAGGGCCCATCCCGAAAGGGTATGGCAGATGCTCAGGGAGTTGCAAAGCATTGTGGAGAATGCCAGGCCCAATGCAGCCCATCTCAGTCTGGCCAGAATGGAGCAAATGGGCTTTCTCAAGGCCATCATCACCCAGAACATAGATCACCTGCACCAGGACGCCGGCAGCAGGTACGTCATAGAGTTCCACGGCAGCGGGCACCGGCTGGCCTGCCTGAGCTGTGGCGAGAAGATGCCCAGACACATGGCGGACCTGCGGCACATCCCTCCCAGGTGCATCTGTGGGGGAGTTTTGAAACCCGATGTGGTCTTCTTCGGAGAGCCCATTCCCTGGAGGGCCCTGATCCAGGCCCAGGAGGAATCCAAGAATTGTGATGTGATGTTGGTTGTGGGAACCTCGGCAGTGGTGGCCCCTGCCTGCGACATGCCCTACCTGGCCAAGGAAAAGGGAGCCAAGATCATAGAGATCAACACAGAAGAGACCCCCCTCACCCACTCTGTGTCAGACATCTTTCTGGAAGGCTCTGCAGGAATGCTCCTGCCAAGATTGGTGGAGATTCTGGCGTCAATGCCCTAG
- a CDS encoding lysylphosphatidylglycerol synthase transmembrane domain-containing protein, giving the protein MKRKGLRDPRVWLGLAVSSFFAYLAFGDMDPRAVAGALGKADYRFLPFAFVLTYGVLWVRAKRWKVLLGAVLEVKTGLLFRVTLIGFLANYVLPARIGEVVRAALLAARENMSVSAALGSVVLERLLDLMSILLIFSILYLLDSMPAPDSELGSILHRAALLFLVVAVFIAVTVWFLGSRTKRAVWLVEKALGSIGPKMASRLASAVFSFAQGLRLPSGLKAMSEVCFWTLGLWVLSALIVILIMETFRLDLPWSTAWFVLVALGFGVSVPSAPGFVGTFHFAAMGALLFFGVDKDSALSFALVLHAICIFPVIFLGIPILWAEGMSLGLIPRLSGNEPSDPKK; this is encoded by the coding sequence GTGAAAAGAAAGGGCCTGAGAGACCCTCGAGTCTGGCTTGGCCTGGCCGTAAGCAGCTTCTTTGCGTACTTGGCCTTTGGGGACATGGATCCTAGGGCAGTGGCAGGGGCCCTGGGAAAGGCTGATTACAGGTTCTTGCCCTTTGCCTTTGTGCTCACCTATGGGGTTCTCTGGGTCAGGGCCAAGAGGTGGAAGGTGCTTTTGGGTGCGGTTCTGGAGGTCAAGACAGGGCTTCTCTTCAGGGTCACCCTCATAGGCTTTCTGGCCAACTATGTGCTACCCGCCAGGATAGGAGAAGTGGTTAGGGCTGCTTTGCTGGCAGCCAGAGAAAACATGAGTGTCTCGGCTGCCTTGGGCAGTGTGGTGCTGGAGAGACTCCTGGATCTGATGAGCATTCTATTGATTTTTTCCATTTTATACCTTCTGGATTCCATGCCAGCTCCGGATTCAGAGCTGGGAAGCATACTCCACCGTGCGGCCTTGCTTTTCTTGGTGGTGGCAGTATTTATTGCTGTAACGGTCTGGTTTTTGGGAAGTCGCACGAAAAGGGCGGTTTGGCTGGTGGAGAAGGCTCTGGGGTCCATAGGGCCCAAGATGGCCTCAAGGCTTGCCAGCGCCGTCTTCTCCTTTGCCCAAGGCCTGAGGCTACCCAGTGGGCTTAAGGCCATGAGCGAGGTGTGTTTTTGGACTCTTGGCTTGTGGGTTCTAAGCGCCTTGATCGTGATACTGATCATGGAGACCTTCAGATTGGATCTTCCTTGGAGTACTGCCTGGTTTGTGCTGGTGGCTTTGGGCTTTGGTGTGAGCGTGCCTTCTGCCCCAGGATTTGTGGGTACCTTCCATTTTGCGGCCATGGGGGCACTTCTTTTTTTTGGAGTGGATAAGGACAGTGCCCTGAGTTTCGCTTTGGTGCTTCACGCCATATGCATTTTCCCTGTAATTTTCTTGGGCATCCCGATTCTTTGGGCAGAGGGCATGAGCCTTGGGCTCATTCCCAGACTCTCGGGAAATGAGCCCTCGGATCCAAAAAAGTGA
- a CDS encoding bifunctional riboflavin kinase/FAD synthetase, which produces MEHIRDWRPTGTFKNPVVTLGNFDGVHLGHQRIFKLLIERARQVEGTSVVYTFEPHPIKVLYPERRMPLITSYRERAALVEQMGVDVLVSAPFDRGFASQGAREFVEHILVGSIGAKEVLVGYDYAFGRNREGDIGLLRELGQKLGFKVEIVPPVMINGHAVSSSRIRAVVEEQGDVALASRMMGRAFCLEGVVVEGHKRGKSLGYPTANLRLENELLPKPGVYAVRVSIEDSEFSWSGMANLGTNPTFSETLLSFEVHIFDFQGDLYGKRLKAALVERLREERRFPSVEALMAQLSKDEEVSRAILAKRRV; this is translated from the coding sequence ATGGAACACATAAGAGACTGGCGGCCAACAGGTACTTTTAAGAACCCCGTGGTCACACTGGGGAACTTCGACGGGGTTCATCTGGGCCATCAGCGTATCTTCAAACTTCTCATCGAGAGGGCCAGGCAAGTTGAAGGCACCAGCGTAGTTTATACCTTTGAGCCCCATCCTATAAAGGTTTTGTACCCCGAACGTCGTATGCCGCTGATAACTTCTTACAGGGAAAGAGCCGCCTTGGTGGAACAAATGGGAGTGGATGTGCTGGTGAGCGCTCCTTTTGACAGGGGATTCGCAAGCCAGGGAGCAAGGGAGTTCGTGGAACATATTCTGGTGGGATCCATAGGCGCCAAGGAGGTCCTGGTTGGATACGATTATGCTTTTGGACGCAACAGGGAAGGGGACATAGGGCTTTTGCGGGAGCTGGGCCAAAAGCTGGGATTCAAGGTTGAGATAGTGCCTCCGGTGATGATCAACGGCCATGCTGTCAGCAGCAGCCGAATCCGAGCCGTGGTGGAAGAGCAGGGGGATGTGGCCCTTGCCTCCCGCATGATGGGCAGAGCCTTTTGCCTGGAAGGAGTGGTGGTGGAAGGGCACAAAAGAGGCAAATCCCTGGGGTACCCCACTGCGAATCTGCGGCTGGAAAACGAGCTACTTCCAAAGCCTGGGGTATATGCGGTTCGTGTTAGCATAGAAGATTCGGAATTCAGTTGGAGTGGGATGGCCAATCTGGGTACCAACCCGACCTTCAGTGAAACTCTTCTCTCCTTCGAGGTTCACATCTTTGATTTCCAGGGAGACCTCTATGGCAAGAGGCTCAAGGCTGCTTTGGTGGAAAGGCTCAGGGAGGAGAGACGTTTCCCCAGTGTGGAAGCCTTGATGGCTCAGCTCAGCAAAGATGAGGAGGTCTCCAGAGCAATCCTGGCCAAGAGGCGGGTGTGA
- a CDS encoding chloride channel protein, whose translation MPGSRLLNFTLWRTLGRLKPESFLKWIFLGTLVGAISGLGACLFLWGLGWAEHFFQDFLAGSPPIYPSGEHPVAPTTGSPFNPMLFVLLPALGGLVSGFMTQWLAPEVAGPGTDAMIKAFHRASGHIRARVPVVKAAASIITLATNGSAGRQGPLIQVGAGLGSWVGQLLGLPTRDLRILLLAGASGALAAVFRAPMGSAIITAELLYREDMEGEALIPCIVSAIVAHTIHQVIFGHEPVFSLPEFGFMENLGGLAWFALLGLLFVPVGRLYIVAFYSMRDRFFAPMKIPFFLKPALGGLLVGIMGLILPQVLGIGYGWLQMAMKGELAMEIMAAAGLLKILSTSLSVASGGSGGVFAPALFIGGMLGGSLGSIGHAWFPQMVHEPGAFVLVGMGGFFAGVANAPIGSVLMVCEMTRGYSLLLPLLLVATIHSLFNRKRSIYESQVANRFQSPAHESELTINVLRQIRVSEAMQRGVRPVILARDMSFQAVRDVILGCEGTDFPVMDETGALRGIVPFKKLKPILMEESLGDLLVAEELMEKPVWVDPQEDLHSALLKFLESGHEQIPIMAQGPQSRILGMLSHQDIIVAYHTKVSQSKTG comes from the coding sequence ATGCCCGGCTCCCGTTTGTTGAACTTCACCCTCTGGAGAACTCTAGGCCGTCTTAAACCAGAGTCTTTTCTGAAGTGGATTTTCCTGGGCACCTTGGTGGGAGCCATCTCTGGACTGGGAGCCTGCCTCTTTCTTTGGGGGTTAGGCTGGGCCGAGCATTTCTTCCAGGACTTCTTGGCTGGAAGCCCACCCATTTACCCATCGGGCGAGCACCCTGTGGCCCCCACCACTGGCTCCCCTTTCAATCCCATGCTCTTTGTTCTCCTGCCTGCCTTGGGGGGTCTTGTTTCAGGATTTATGACACAGTGGCTGGCCCCTGAAGTGGCCGGGCCTGGCACAGATGCCATGATTAAAGCATTTCACAGGGCTTCGGGTCACATAAGGGCCAGAGTGCCCGTGGTAAAAGCCGCGGCATCCATCATTACCCTGGCTACAAACGGCAGCGCAGGCAGGCAGGGCCCTCTCATCCAGGTGGGAGCTGGATTGGGCTCATGGGTGGGGCAGTTGCTAGGTTTACCCACCAGAGATCTCAGGATACTTCTCTTGGCAGGGGCCTCAGGAGCGCTTGCGGCTGTTTTCAGAGCCCCCATGGGTAGCGCCATAATAACGGCCGAACTCCTGTATAGAGAAGACATGGAGGGGGAAGCCCTTATCCCTTGCATAGTCTCGGCCATAGTGGCTCACACCATACACCAGGTGATCTTTGGTCACGAGCCGGTATTTTCCTTGCCTGAGTTTGGATTCATGGAAAATCTAGGTGGACTGGCATGGTTCGCACTCCTAGGTCTTTTGTTTGTGCCGGTTGGCCGCCTTTACATAGTCGCCTTTTATTCCATGAGGGACAGGTTCTTCGCGCCCATGAAAATTCCTTTTTTCTTGAAGCCGGCTCTGGGTGGCCTCCTGGTGGGAATCATGGGGCTCATCCTGCCCCAGGTTCTAGGCATAGGATACGGCTGGCTTCAAATGGCCATGAAGGGGGAGCTAGCAATGGAGATAATGGCCGCCGCAGGGCTCCTCAAGATCTTGAGCACGTCTTTGAGCGTGGCTTCGGGGGGAAGCGGAGGGGTTTTTGCACCGGCCCTATTCATTGGAGGTATGTTGGGAGGCTCCCTGGGCAGCATAGGCCATGCCTGGTTCCCCCAGATGGTCCATGAGCCGGGGGCCTTTGTGCTGGTGGGCATGGGAGGGTTTTTTGCTGGGGTGGCCAATGCGCCCATCGGCTCAGTGCTCATGGTCTGTGAGATGACAAGAGGCTACAGCCTGCTTTTGCCGCTTCTTTTGGTGGCCACTATTCACAGCTTGTTCAATCGGAAACGCTCCATTTATGAGAGTCAGGTGGCCAACCGGTTCCAATCCCCTGCCCATGAGTCAGAGTTGACAATCAATGTATTGAGGCAGATAAGGGTATCCGAAGCAATGCAAAGGGGTGTAAGACCTGTTATTCTGGCTCGGGACATGAGTTTTCAGGCCGTGCGGGATGTGATTTTGGGATGTGAAGGGACGGACTTCCCTGTGATGGATGAAACCGGGGCCCTAAGGGGCATAGTACCCTTTAAGAAGTTGAAACCCATTCTCATGGAGGAATCCCTTGGGGACCTTTTGGTAGCCGAGGAGTTGATGGAAAAGCCCGTCTGGGTAGATCCCCAAGAGGATCTCCACTCGGCGCTCCTGAAGTTCCTGGAAAGCGGGCACGAGCAGATCCCCATCATGGCCCAAGGGCCTCAAAGCAGGATCCTGGGAATGCTTTCCCATCAAGACATCATCGTGGCTTATCACACAAAGGTGAGCCAATCCAAGACAGGCTGA